One region of Flavobacterium sp. KACC 22763 genomic DNA includes:
- the dcm gene encoding DNA (cytosine-5-)-methyltransferase, producing the protein MVMSDYISLSEASELLGKSKETLRRWDNEGRLNAVREPMSNYRMYKRSEINNLFSSFIDNDIQETISNYVKPHNDYTVLELFAGAGGLAVGMEKAGLKCVALNEVDKWACETLRTNRPNWNVLEGDIKDYSFSEFHNKVDVVTGGFPCQAFSYAGKKLGLSDARGTLFYEFARAVKEVNPPICIGENVRGLLSHDNGKTLQGMISILDEIGYNVVPVQVLKAINFNVPQKRERLILVGVRKDIHVKYEYPKPYKKIYNLEDALKKGDLFDCDVPHSGGSKYPQSKVDVLKLVPQKGYWRDLPLDIQKEFMGGSFYLGGGKTGIARRIGWDEPCLTLTCSPAQKQTERCHPEETRPFTVREYARIQTFPDDWKFEGSLAQQYKQIGNAVPVNLGKEVGYSIIDFLNKYYNLSKSK; encoded by the coding sequence CGTGAACCTATGAGTAATTATAGAATGTACAAGAGATCTGAAATTAATAATTTATTTTCAAGTTTTATAGATAATGATATACAAGAAACTATTTCTAATTATGTAAAACCGCATAATGATTATACAGTTCTTGAACTTTTTGCGGGAGCTGGCGGACTTGCTGTAGGAATGGAAAAAGCAGGTTTAAAATGTGTAGCTTTAAATGAAGTTGATAAATGGGCCTGCGAAACATTAAGAACAAATAGACCAAACTGGAATGTTTTAGAAGGAGATATAAAAGATTATAGTTTTTCAGAATTTCATAATAAAGTTGATGTTGTAACGGGCGGTTTTCCATGTCAGGCATTTAGTTATGCAGGAAAAAAATTAGGATTATCAGACGCTCGAGGCACATTGTTTTATGAATTTGCGAGAGCTGTAAAAGAAGTAAACCCTCCAATTTGTATTGGAGAAAATGTTCGTGGTTTATTAAGCCATGATAACGGTAAAACATTACAAGGTATGATTTCTATTCTAGATGAAATCGGTTATAATGTAGTCCCTGTACAAGTCTTAAAAGCAATTAATTTTAATGTTCCTCAGAAAAGAGAACGATTAATTTTAGTTGGCGTTAGAAAAGACATTCATGTAAAATATGAATATCCAAAACCTTATAAAAAAATATACAATCTTGAAGATGCATTAAAAAAAGGCGATTTATTTGATTGTGATGTTCCTCATTCAGGAGGTTCAAAATATCCTCAATCAAAAGTTGATGTTTTAAAATTAGTTCCACAAAAAGGTTATTGGAGAGACCTTCCATTAGATATCCAAAAAGAATTCATGGGTGGAAGTTTTTATCTTGGCGGAGGAAAAACTGGAATTGCAAGAAGAATCGGCTGGGATGAACCTTGTCTAACTTTAACTTGTAGTCCTGCACAAAAACAAACCGAAAGATGTCATCCGGAAGAAACTAGACCATTTACTGTTCGAGAATATGCTAGAATTCAAACATTTCCAGATGACTGGAAATTTGAAGGTTCTCTTGCTCAACAATATAAACAAATTGGAAATGCAGTTCCTGTAAACTTAGGCAAGGAAGTTGGTTATTCTATAATAGATTTTTTAAATAAATATTATAATTTATCAAAATCTAAATAA